One genomic region from Rosa rugosa chromosome 1, drRosRugo1.1, whole genome shotgun sequence encodes:
- the LOC133726363 gene encoding phosphate transporter PHO1 homolog 9-like — MKFGKEFVSQMVPEWQEAYLDYNSLKALLKDLLRFQQTRTPTAMASTPNGSVLNRRASLYRAFSGLTSRHRDSPRAKEDEEILVTEDGEDGRYQTFVTVSDEERGYEVKFFNELDHEFNKVVGFYKKKVKEVVEEADELSRQMDTLIALRLKVDNPMVDFGDGPNSAVHPINGRRAGGQHMDVIEEVEMMEDEDRGDNEPKTRTQKANGGIEGFKPPQLEILEHVKINVAPETPVSTLKGIILNSENQELSFSKKELRKAEEQMKQAFNEFYQKLRLLKSYCFLNQLAFSKIMKKHDKITSRNASKVHLNMMETSYLGTCDDVTRLIERVEATFIKHFANGNHRKGMKTLRPTARREKHRSTFFLGLFSGCSIALVVAIIVLIHARGLLESEGRSLYMENIFPLYSLFGFIVLHMVVFSANIYYWRRYRVNFSFIFGFKKGTELGYRQSFLMSSGLAVLALAGVLSNLDMEMDPSTQSFRALTELVPLGLVIVLVGIMLCPFNIVYRSSRFFLIQAVVHCVCAPLYKVTLQDFFLADQLTSQVQAFRSLEFYICYYGWGDFKKRSHNCLDSHVYKTFYFIVAIIPYWIRSLQCLRRLVEEKDGMQGLNGLKYFSTIVAVAMRTSFDMKKGMTWKILAMTSSFVATVVSTYWDIVIDWGLLRRNSENRWLRDKLLIPNKSVYFVAMVLNVLLRLAWMQSVLGFREAPFIHRTALVAIVACLEIIRRGIWNFFRLENEHLNNVGKYRAFKSVPLPFNYYHDEGKSI; from the exons ATGAAGTTTGGGAAGGAATTTGTGTCCCAAATGGTGCCGGAATGGCAAGAAGCGTACTTGGACTACAACTCACTCAAGGCTCTCTTGAAAGACCTCTTGCGTTTTCAACAGACCAGAACACCAACAGCAATGGCTTCAACTCCAAATGGTTCAGTTTTGAACAGGAGGGCATCCCTCTACAGAGCCTTTAGTGGGCTAACAAGCCGGCACAGGGACTCTCCGAGGGCGAAAGAGGATGAAGAGATTCTTGTCACTGAAGATGGGGAGGATGGGAGGTACCAGACGTTTGTGACGGTCTCGGATGAGGAAAGAGGGTATGAGGTTAAGTTTTTCAATGAGCTTGATCATGAGTTCAACAAAGTGGTTGGGTTCTACAAGAAGAAAGTTAAAGAAGTGGTGGAGGAGGCAGATGAGTTGAGTAGACAGATGGATACTTTGATTGCTCTGAGGCTCAAGGTAGATAATCCTATGGTGGATTTTGGGGATGGTCCAAATTCAGCTGTTCATCCCATAAATGGCAGAAGAGCAG GAGGGCAGCACATGGATGTGATTGAGGAAGTGGAGATGATGGAAGATGAAGACAGAGGAGACAATGAACCAAAAACTAGAACCCAGAAGGCAAATGGAGGTATAGAGGGCTTTAAACCTCCTCAATTAGAGATTTTGGAACATGTAAAGATCAATGTCGCACCAGAAACTCCGGTCTCAACTCTGAAAGGGATCATCCTCAACAGTGAAAATCAAGAGCTGTCATTCAGCAAGAAAGAATTGAGGAAAGCAGAAGAGCAAATGAAACAGGCTTTCAATGAGTTCTACCAAAAGCTTCGGCTTTTGAAAAGTTACTG TTTCTTGAACCAATTGGCTTTCTCAAAGATCATGAAGAAACATGACAAG ATCACTTCAAGGAATGCATCAAAGGTTCACTTGAACATGATGGAAACCTCTTATCTCGGGACCTGTGATGAT GTTACTAGGCTTATAGAAAGGGTGGAGGCTACCTTCATAAAACACTTTGCAAATGGAAATCACAGAAAAGGAATGAAGACATTAAGACCAACAGCCAGAAGGGAAAAGCATAGAAGTACATTTTTCTTGG GACTGTTCTCTGGGTGTTCAATTGCACTTGTAGTGGCCATTATAGTGCTTATACATGCAAGAGGTCTCCTTGAAAGTGAGGGGCGTAGCCTGTACATGGAAAACATATTTCCTCTTTACAG CTTGTTTGGATTCATAGTCCTTCATATGGTCGTCTTCTCAGCAAATATATATTACTGGAGGCGATACCGAGTAAATTTTTCATTTATCTTTGGCTTTAAGAAAGGCACAGAACTGGGGTACAGACAGTCTTTCCTCATGAGTTCCGGCCTTGCAGTTCTGGCATTGGCTGGTGTcctctcaaatttggatatggaGATGGACCCAAGTACACAAAGCTTCAGAGCCTTGACAGAATTAGTCCCTTTGGGTCTAGTCATT GTTCTGGTTGGTATAATGTTATGTCCTTTCAACATAGTATATCGTTCCTCCCGATTTTTCCTCATCCAAGCTGTAGTACATTGCGTTTGTGCTCCTCTGTACAAG GTTACCCTCCAGGATTTTTTCTTGGCAGATCAGCTTACTAGCCAG GTTCAGGCCTTCAGGAGTTTGGAATTCTATATTTGCTATTATGGTTGGGGGGACTTCAAAAAGAGATCACACAACTGCCTAGACAGCCATGTATACAAAACTTTCTACTTCATTGTAGCAATTATCCCATATTGGATTCGTTCCCTTCAG TGTCTGCGACGCTTGGTGGAGGAGAAAGATGGAATGCAAGGGTTAAATGGTCTGAAATACTTCTCAACAATTGTCGCAGTTGCCATGAGAACAAGTTTTGATATGAAAAAAGGGATGACATGGAAGATCCTAGCTATGACTAGCTCATTTGTTGCAACAGTTGTCAGTACTTACTGGGATATTGTCATAGATTGGGGTCTTTTGAGACGGAATTCTGAAAACCGTTGGCTCAGAGACAAACTCCTTATACCAAACAAAAGTGTTTATTTCGTAGCCATG GTGTTAAATGTTCTACTGAGACTTGCTTGGATGCAGTCAGTATTAGGATTTCGAGAAGCACCATTCATCCATAGAACAGCCTTAGTTGCAATAGTTGCCTGTTTAGAAATAATTCGCCGTGGCATTTGGAACTTCTTCCG GTTGGAGAATGAGCACTTGAATAATGTTGGGAAGTATCGAGCATTCAAGTCTGTACCCCTACCTTTCAACTATTACCATGATGAAGGCAAGAGCATATAA
- the LOC133745997 gene encoding 12-oxophytodienoate reductase 2-like, which translates to MSAQAPTIPLLTPYKMGKFNLSHRVVLAPLTRQRSYNNLPQPHAILYYSQRTTNAGLLIAEASGVSNTAQGYADMPGLWTKEQVEAWKPIVDAVHAKGGVFFCQIWHAGRVSNSAFQPNGQAPISCTDKPLTAQVLSNGVDVAEFTPPRQLRTDEIPQIVNDFRLAARNAIEAGFDGVEIHGANGYLIDQFMKDQVNDRTDQYGGSLENRCRFALEIIEAVVNEIGADKVGIRLSPFADYMESGDSNPEALGLYMVQSLNKYGILYCHVIEPRMKEAGVKSESASSLLPMREAFSGTFMASGGFDREDGNNAVAEGRVDLIAYGRWFLSNPDLPKRFELNAPLNKYDRSTFYTSDPVAGYTDYPFLETTA; encoded by the exons AGTTGTTTTAGCACCCTTGACTAGACAGAGATCATACAACAATCTTCCTCAACCGCATGCCATCTTATATTACTCTCAGCGAACAACCAATGCGGGTCTTTTAATAGCTGAAGCCAGTGGAGTTTCTAATACAGCTCAAGG GTACGCGGATATGCCTGGTTTATGGACAAAGGAACAAGTTGAAGCATGGAAACCCATCGTTGATGCAGTTCATGCTAAAGGTGGTGTATTCTTCTGTCAGATCTGGCATGCGGGAAGAGTTTCAAATAGTG CTTTTCAACCAAATGGACAGGCTCCGATCTCTTGTACTGACAAGCCACTAACCGCTCAAGTACTATCTAATGGTGTTGATGTTGCTGAATTCACACCTCCAAGGCAATTAAGGACAGATGAAATCCCACAAATTGTCAATGACTTTAGACTTGCTGCAAGGAATGCAATCGAAGCTG GCTTTGATGGGGTTGAAATTCATGGAGCTAATGGTTACCTTATTGATCAGTTTATGAAAGACCAAGTGAATGATCGAACAGACCAATATGGTGGATCTCTAGAGAATCGCTGCCGATTTGCTCTGGAAATCATTGAAGCAGTTGTTAATGAAATAGGAGCAGACAAAGTTGGAATTAGATTATCTCCATTTGCCGACTATATGGAATCAGGGGATTCAAACCCTGAAGCATTAGGCCTTTATATGGTTCAATCCTTAAACAAATATGGGATTCTGTACTGCCATGTGATTGAGCCAAGAATGAAGGAAGCTGGAGTAAAGAGTGAAAGTGCTAGCAGTCTTCTACCCATGAGAGAAGCTTTTAGTGGTACCTTCATGGCTAGTGGTGGTTTTGACAGGGAAGATGGGAACAatgcagtggctgagggtcgTGTAGATCTTATTGCTTACGGCCGTTGGTTCTTGTCTAATCCAGATTTGCCAAAGAGATTTGAGCTTAATGCTCCTCTAAACAAGTATGACAGAAGTACTTTCTATACTTCTGATCCAGTTGCTGGTTACACTGATTATCCATTTCTTGAAACCACTGCTTAA